The following coding sequences lie in one Bacteroides helcogenes P 36-108 genomic window:
- a CDS encoding heparinase II/III family protein, with product MNKRMITLLCLLMAIALQVNAYEERDLLQKSADLARIKSSLILNQKWVPYPAYTDREGWNSFVGEYKNLIISQGEKYLNFDWKVVKATDYLEFKRTGSRKVMENPLDANNTALGALVVAELAEGKGRFVDEIINGVLQACEMTTWALSAHLVSAQHCKTPFPDYREDVLDLTQGNMAQMLAWTYYFLHEAFDKVEPMVSIRLRHELQKRELEPYMNRSDFWWMAFDYKPGMMVNNWNPWCNFNALTCFLLLENDPDKLAQAVQRTMMSVDKFINYVKADGGCEEGPSYWGHAAGKLYDYLQMLYMGTGGKISIFDNPQVKYMGEYIVRSYVGNGWVVNFADASARGGGDIAEIYRYGIAVNSELMKGFAAWMNREKPCMPAVNWLDMYRGLETLRFMPQLKAETAVFSMPAYTWYPQTEFCYLSNKNNLFLAVKGGYNNESHNHNDVGTFSLYSNTVPMLIDAGVGTYTRQTFSNERYSIWTMQSNYHNLPMINGIPQAFGSRFRATEVKADPKRQSFSLNIATAYPEDAMVERWIRSYRLTKNGLDISDDFKLKAAIAPNQINFLTWGKVDVSRPGVVIVEVGNEKAVLTYDNAAFTVAVETIRLFDKRLSDVWGDEIYRISLNAQKQILVGTYNYKIKIKSLKQ from the coding sequence ATGAATAAACGAATGATTACTCTGCTTTGCTTGTTAATGGCTATTGCGCTGCAAGTGAATGCTTATGAAGAGCGTGACTTGCTACAAAAGAGCGCAGATTTGGCGAGAATCAAGTCTTCTTTGATTCTGAATCAAAAATGGGTTCCCTATCCTGCTTATACTGACCGTGAGGGATGGAACAGTTTTGTCGGTGAATATAAAAACCTGATTATCAGCCAGGGGGAAAAGTACCTGAACTTTGATTGGAAAGTGGTGAAGGCTACCGATTATCTGGAATTCAAGAGAACGGGTAGCCGTAAAGTCATGGAGAATCCTTTGGACGCTAATAATACGGCACTCGGTGCTTTGGTAGTGGCCGAACTGGCAGAAGGCAAGGGGCGCTTTGTTGATGAAATTATAAACGGTGTGCTCCAAGCTTGTGAGATGACTACTTGGGCACTTTCTGCCCACCTTGTGTCAGCGCAGCACTGCAAGACACCATTTCCTGACTACCGTGAAGATGTGTTGGATCTGACGCAGGGAAATATGGCACAGATGTTGGCATGGACATATTATTTTCTTCACGAAGCCTTTGACAAAGTGGAGCCGATGGTTTCCATCCGGCTCCGTCATGAATTGCAGAAGCGTGAATTGGAACCTTATATGAATCGCAGTGATTTTTGGTGGATGGCTTTCGATTACAAACCGGGCATGATGGTTAACAATTGGAATCCTTGGTGCAATTTCAACGCACTGACTTGTTTCCTTTTGTTGGAGAATGATCCCGATAAACTGGCTCAGGCTGTACAGCGCACTATGATGTCGGTAGATAAATTCATTAATTACGTGAAGGCTGACGGTGGATGTGAGGAAGGACCATCTTATTGGGGGCATGCAGCCGGAAAGCTCTATGATTATCTGCAAATGCTGTATATGGGCACAGGAGGAAAAATCTCTATTTTTGACAATCCGCAGGTGAAGTATATGGGTGAATATATTGTACGTTCTTATGTTGGCAATGGATGGGTGGTTAATTTTGCTGATGCATCAGCTCGTGGCGGAGGTGATATCGCAGAGATATATCGTTACGGTATAGCTGTAAACAGTGAATTGATGAAAGGATTTGCCGCTTGGATGAATCGGGAAAAGCCCTGCATGCCTGCTGTTAATTGGCTGGATATGTACCGTGGCCTGGAGACACTGCGTTTTATGCCACAGTTAAAGGCCGAAACTGCTGTTTTCAGCATGCCTGCCTATACGTGGTATCCACAGACTGAGTTCTGCTATCTAAGCAATAAGAATAATCTGTTTTTGGCAGTTAAAGGCGGCTACAACAATGAAAGTCATAATCATAATGATGTGGGTACTTTCTCCTTATATTCCAATACTGTCCCCATGCTGATTGATGCAGGTGTAGGTACTTATACGCGCCAGACTTTTAGTAATGAGAGGTACAGTATCTGGACCATGCAGAGCAACTACCACAACCTGCCTATGATAAACGGTATTCCTCAGGCATTCGGAAGTCGTTTCCGGGCAACGGAAGTAAAAGCTGATCCTAAACGTCAAAGTTTCTCGTTGAACATTGCTACCGCTTATCCCGAAGATGCTATGGTGGAGAGATGGATTCGCTCTTATCGGCTTACTAAGAACGGACTTGATATTAGCGATGATTTTAAATTGAAAGCTGCTATAGCCCCTAATCAAATAAACTTTCTTACTTGGGGGAAAGTGGATGTGTCCAGGCCGGGAGTCGTAATCGTAGAGGTGGGAAATGAAAAAGCGGTTCTTACTTATGACAATGCTGCGTTTACCGTTGCTGTAGAAACTATCAGACTTTTCGACAAAAGATTGTCTGATGTATGGGGAGATGAAATCTATCGCATTTCGCTGAATGCACAAAAACAGATATTGGTTGGCACATATAATTATAAAATAAAAATTAAATCCTTAAAACAATGA